One region of Cucurbita pepo subsp. pepo cultivar mu-cu-16 chromosome LG03, ASM280686v2, whole genome shotgun sequence genomic DNA includes:
- the LOC111789867 gene encoding putative UDP-rhamnose:rhamnosyltransferase 1 — protein sequence MAKQIGVLQFPFLAFGHIMPHFQLAVALANSGVHVYFVSTPKNLQRLPPFPPSLSSLITPLPLPLPKLHDGSLLPEGAEATMDLPLDKVPFLEMALDLAEPSFRKLVADLPNPPDWFIVDFHATWICNVARDLQIPTLFFNVISTGFLAFMENVFRDGFPDIHKLTTPMKLDGVESAVSFRRFEAAAMISEFPVKNVTGMSVHDRLGKIIAASKAILLRACYESDRHYLNFYSEACGKKVVPLGFLPPEKPQKTEFSVDSPWKSNFEWLDKQNPKSVVFVGFGSECRLTKDQVHKIARGLELSDLPFLWSLRKPRWAAEDDSDVVPVGFQDRTAGRGIVCMGWAPQMEILGHPAIGGCFFHGGWGSAIEALQFGHCLVLLPFIIDQPLCARLLVEKGVGVEVEREEADGLFSGEAIAKALRKALVSEEGEKIRRNAKEAAAIFGDRKLQQQYIDHFVEFLKMENIPK from the coding sequence ATGGCGAAACAAATTGGCGTGCTTCAGTTCCCGTTCTTGGCCTTCGGCCACATTATGCCTCATTTTCAACTCGCCGTTGCCCTAGCAAACTCCGGCGTCCATGTCTACTTCGTTTCCACCCCCAAAAATTTACAGAGGCTTCCTCCATTTCCGCCGTCGCTCTCCTCCCTCATAACGCCACTCCCCCTTCCTCTTCCGAAGCTTCACGACGGCTCTCTCTTGCCGGAGGGAGCTGAAGCCACCATGGACCTTCCTCTCGACAAAGTTCCTTTCCTCGAAATGGCATTAGACCTCGCCGAACCGTCGTTCAGGAAACTCGTCGCCGATCTTCCAAATCCGCCGGACTGGTTCATCGTCGATTTCCACGCTACTTGGATCTGCAACGTTGCTCGAGACTTGCAAATTCCTACTCTGTTCTTCAATGTCATCTCCACGGGATTTCTCGCTTTCATGGAGAATGTTTTCCGAGATGGATTTCCTGATATTCATAAACTCACCACGCCGATGAAACTCGACGGAGTTGAATCGGCGGTTTCGTTTCGGAGATTTGAAGCCGCCGCTATGATCTCTGAGTTTCCGGTGAAAAATGTGACAGGGATGAGCGTTCATGATCGCTTGGGGAAGATTATTGCTGCTAGTAAAGCGATTTTGCTTCGTGCTTGTTACGAATCGGACCGCCATTACTTGAATTTCTACAGTGAAGCTTGTGGGAAGAAAGTGGTTCCGTTAGGGTTTCTTCCGCCAGAAAAGCCCCAAAAAACAGAGTTCTCTGTCGATTCGCCATGGAAATCGAACTTCGAGTGGCTCGATAAACAGAATCCGAAGTCCGTGGTGTTCGTAGGGTTTGGCAGTGAGTGTAGATTGACGAAGGATCAAGTTCACAAGATCGCGCGGGGGTTGGAGTTGTCGGATCTGCCATTTTTATGGTCTCTGAGGAAGCCGAGATGGGCGGCGGAGGATGATTCCGACGTGGTTCCGGTTGGATTTCAGGATCGAACGGCGGGGAGAGGGATTGTGTGTATGGGATGGGCACCGCAGATGGAGATTTTGGGGCATCCGGCGATCGGAGGGTGCTTCTTTCACGGCGGGTGGGGATCCGCCATTGAAGCTCTGCAATTCGGGCATTGTCTTGTTCTGTTGCCGTTTATAATCGATCAGCCGCTGTGTGCGAGGCTGTTGGTGGAGAAGGGCGTCGGAGTTGAAGTTGAAAGAGAGGAGGCGGATGGTCTTTTCAGTGGAGAAGCCATAGCCAAAGCTCTGAGAAAAGCTTTGGTTTCAGAAGAAGGGGAGAAGATAAGAAGGAATGCGAAAGAAGCTGCCGCCATTTTTGGGGACAGAAAGCTCCAACAACAATACATCGACCATTTTGTGGAGTtcctaaaaatggaaaacattCCTAAATGA
- the LOC111791008 gene encoding putative UDP-rhamnose:rhamnosyltransferase 1, with product MAENKALHVVLLPWSAFGHLMPHFQLAISLAKAGVHVSFISTPRNLKRLPGIPPSLSPFITLVPIPLPKLPGDPLPEGAEATVDIPFDKIPFLKLALDLAEPPFREFVANHPHTPDWLIVDFNATWICNISRDFQIPIVFCSVYSPAPLAFFAPIVGVGKSPPDIRSLMSPPKIDGSTVAYRRYEAEKILGEVYVKNDSGLSDHERSVKIISAIQAFVIRSCYEFDVDYLKYYTDHSGQKVIPLGLLPPEKPQKSEFEADSPWKSTFQWLDQQNPKSVVFVGFGSECKLTKDEIHKIARGLELSELPFLWSLRKPDWAGDSDALPAGFLDRTAERGIVSMGWAPQMEILGHPAIGGCFFHGGWGSAIEALQFGHCLVLLPFIVDQPLNARLLVEKGVAVEVERKEEDGSFSGEDIAKALREAMASEEGEKIRKRATEFAAIFGDAKLHQRYIEEFVKFLKNGVSSNQ from the coding sequence ATGGCGGAAAACAAAGCTCTTCACGTTGTTCTGCTTCCATGGTCGGCCTTCGGCCATTTAATGCCCCATTTTCAACTCGCCATATCCTTAGCCAAAGCCGGCGTCCATGTCTCCTTCATCTCCACCCCCAGAAATCTCAAGAGACTCCCCGGAATTCCTCCATCTCTGTCGCCGTTCATAACTCTGGTGCCCATTCCACTCCCCAAACTCCCCGGCGACCCCTTGCCGGAAGGTGCAGAGGCCACCGTCGACATTCCGTTCGACAAAATTCCGTTTCTGAAACTAGCTTTAGATCTAGCCGAGCCGCCGTTTCGAGAATTTGTTGCTAATCATCCTCATACGCCGGATTGGTTGATCGTCGATTTTAATGCTACTTGGATCTGTAACATTTCTCGAGATTTTCAAATTCCGATCGTTTTCTGTAGCGTTTACTCGCCTGCGCCTCTTGCTTTCTTTGCCCCTATTGTAGGAGTTGGTAAGTCTCCGCCGGATATTAGAAGCCTGATGTCGCCGCCGAAGATCGACGGCTCCACAGTGGCGTACCGGCGGTATGAAGCGGAAAAAATTCTTGGTGAAGTGTATGTGAAGAACGATTCCGGTTTGAGCGATCACGAAAGATCAGTGAAGATTATTTCCGCTATTCAAGCATTTGTAATTCGTAGTTGTTACGAATTTGATGTTGATTATTTGAAGTATTACACGGATCATAGCGGACAGAAAGTGATTCCTCTAGGGCTTCTTCCTCCAGAAAAGCCCCAAAAATCAGAGTTCGAGGCCGATTCGCCATGGAAATCGACCTTCCAGTGGCTCGATCAACAAAACCCCAAATCCGTGGTGTTCGTCGGATTCGGAAGCGAATGCAAGCTCACAAAGGATGAAATACACAAGATAGCGCGCGGCTTGGAGCTTTCGGAACTGCCATTTTTATGGTCTCTGAGGAAACCGGACTGGGCGGGGGACTCCGACGCGCTTCCGGCCGGTTTCCTGGATCGGACGGCGGAGAGAGGGATTGTGAGTATGGGATGGGCCCCACAGATGGAGATTTTAGGGCATCCGGCGATCGGAGGATGCTTCTTTCACGGAGGTTGGGGATCCGCCATTGAAGCTCTGCAATTCGGGCATTGTCTAGTTCTGTTGCCGTTCATCGTGGATCAGCCGCTGAATGCGAGGCTTTTGGTGGAGAAGGGTGTGGCAGTTGAAGttgaaagaaaggaagaggaTGGATCTTTCAGTGGAGAAGACATAGCCAAAGCTTTGAGAGAAGCTATGGCTTCCGAAGAAGGGGAGAAGATCAGAAAGCGAGCTACAGAGTTTGCCGCCATTTTTGGGGACGCAAAGCTTCACCAGCGATACATTGAGGAATTTGTAAAATTCCTAAAAAATGGGGTTTCTTCAAATCAGTAG
- the LOC111789709 gene encoding putative UDP-rhamnose:rhamnosyltransferase 1, with protein MAGRKAVHVGLLPWSAFGHLMPHFQLALALAKAGVHVSFISTPKNLNRLPGVPPSLSPYITLVPIPIPKLPGDPLPEGAEATVDIPFDKIPFLKLSLDLAEPSVRKFVADHPNPPDWIIVDFNATWICDISRDFEIPIVFFSVFTPVFLAFYAPFLSSSRPRPEIGSLMSPPKIDGSTVAYRQYDAAKVHDEAFEKNDSGLSDVERTVKIISASQAIVVRSCYEFDVDYLKYYSDYSENRVIPLGLLPPEKPQKSEFEANSPWKSTFEWLDQQNPKSVVFVGFGSECKLTKDEIHKIARGLELSEVPFIWSLRKPDWAGDSDALPDGFQARTAERGIVSMGWAPQMEILGHPAIGGSLFHGGWGSAIETLQFGHRLVLLPFIVDQPLNTRLLVEKGLAVEVERKEEDGSFSGEDIAKALKEAMASEEGEKIRKRATEIAAIFGDTKLNQQYIEKFVEFLKNVDSNQ; from the coding sequence ATGGCGGGAAGAAAAGCTGTTCATGTCGGTCTCCTTCCATGGTCGGCCTTCGGCCATTTAATGCCCCATTTCCAACTCGCCCTAGCCTTAGCCAAAGCCGGCGTCCATGTCTCCTTCATCTCCACCCCCAAAAATCTCAACAGACTCCCCGGAGTTCCTCCATCTCTGTCGCCATACATAACTCTGGTGCCCATTCCAATCCCCAAACTCCCCGGCGACCCCTTGCCGGAAGGTGCAGAGGCCACTGTCGACATTCCGTTCGACAAAATTCCGTTTCTGAAACTATCTCTAGATCTCGCTGAGCCGTCGGTTCGAAAATTCGTCGCCGATCATCCTAATCCGCCGGATTGGATCATCGTCGATTTTAATGCTACTTGGATCTGCGACATTTCTCGAGATTTTGAAATTCCGATCGTTTTCTTCAGCGTTTTCACACCTGTATTTCTTGCTTTCTATGCCCCTTTTCTAAGCAGTAGTCGGCCTCGCCCGGAGATCGGAAGCCTGATGTCGCCGCCGAAGATCGACGGCTCCACAGTGGCGTACCGGCAGTATGACGCTGCAAAAGTTCACGATGAAGCTTTTGAAAAGAACGATTCCGGTTTGAGCGATGTCGAAAGGACAGTGAAGATTATTTCTGCTAGTCAAGCAATTGTAGTTCGTAGTTGTTACGAATTTGATGTTGATTATTTGAAGTATTACTCTGATTATAGCGAAAATCGAGTGATACCTCTAGGGCTTCTTCCTCCAGAAAAGCCCCAAAAATCAGAGTTCGAGGCTAATTCGCCATGGAAATCGACCTTCGAGTGGCTCGATCAACAAAACCCCAAATCCGTGGTGTTCGTCGGATTCGGAAGCGAATGCAAGCTCACAAAGGATGAAATACACAAGATAGCGCGCGGCTTGGAGCTTTCGGAGGTTCCATTCATATGGTCTCTGAGGAAACCAGACTGGGCCGGGGACTCCGACGCGCTTCCGGACGGATTCCAGGCTCGGACGGCGGAGAGAGGGATTGTGAGTATGGGATGGGCTCCACAGATGGAGATTTTAGGTCATCCAGCGATCGGAGGGAGTCTGTTTCACGGCGGGTGGGGATCCGCCATTGAAACTCTGCAATTCGGGCATCGTTTAGTTCTGCTGCCGTTCATCGTGGATCAGCCGTTGAACACGAGGCTTCTGGTGGAGAAGGGTTTAGCAGTTGAAGTTGAGAGAAAGGAAGAGGATGGATCTTTCAGCGGAGAAGACATAGCCAAAGCTTTGAAAGAAGCTATGGCTTCCGAAGAAGGGGAGAAGATTAGAAAGCGAGCTACAGAGATTGCCGCCATTTTTGGGGACACCAAGCTTAATCAGCAATACATTGAGAAATTTGTAGAATTCCTCAAAAATGTGGATTCAAATCAGTAG